In Dyadobacter subterraneus, a single genomic region encodes these proteins:
- a CDS encoding efflux RND transporter permease subunit, which produces MKITSFAVKNYQFTLIIFLLIAVVGVLTLLTMPRSEDPTTHPPQYLVTVIYPGTSPKDMEEQVVKPIENKIYGLENIDKILTTVEDGVAAIQIKFKYGVDVDNKYQEISTEINALKNSELPKEIYQIKTEKIASSDVKIIQVALISNTASAKTLRDQADILKTKLEKITNLREVKYTGMPEQEIRIDLQLDKLAQLRIPMNLVAGSLQSEAADIPGGSIHMDSKVFNVKTSGKFKNAEDVANTVIYNANGKIVYLKDVAQVSYKDGTVSHITRINGQRCILVTAAMKNDVDISQVKKQYTPVLEEFSETLPENIKMVKNFDQADMVSKRLGHLGFDFGLAIVLVIVTLLPLGFRPSLIVMISIPLSLALGLIAMNLLGYSLNQLSIVGLVVALGLLVDDSIVVVENIERWLREGHSRKDAVLKGTRQIGAAVVGCTATLVIAFLPLAFLPDMAGEFIRSLPMAIITSVLASMIVALTLVPFIGSKILKTHDHGEGNYFLRKLQGFLTYSYRGIMPLALKWPKVTIGISLALSVLAFLLFPLAGFKLFPTSEKPMFLINIKMPLQANIPESDRAARLVETELKKHKEIVYYTSNVGKGNPQIYYNVHQQDIKPDFAQIFVQLQEETSPDAKTELIKRLRGKFSDFPYAKIEVKDFDQGTPIEANIVVRVFGDNQDTLRALTFKVEDILRRHPGTFFINNELNTYKSDVKISIDKEKARTLGVMTSDIDRVIRLAVAGLNVGDYIDDRGDARNVVITIPREKFSNLDALKNLYVSSIQGAPVQIDQIATIGFETSPTAINHFNKSRFAKVTSLTKDNMLANNILKDVVPQLNKLKMPKGYYYKLSGEAESEGDALGGNFLAVIILSTFLFIGVLLLQFKTFKGIIIVLSIIPLGVLGGVLFLLMTGNPMSLVSIIGFIGLSGIQVKNSLLLVDFTNQLRAEGKSIEQAISIAGETRFLPVVLTSITAICGLIPIAMNPNPQIAPLAIVLIGGLISSTILSRIVTPVMYKLIPPSIDNDMDEE; this is translated from the coding sequence ATCCCACTACCCATCCGCCACAGTATCTGGTGACGGTAATCTACCCGGGCACCAGTCCAAAGGACATGGAAGAACAGGTCGTAAAACCCATAGAAAATAAAATTTACGGTCTGGAGAATATCGACAAGATCCTGACCACGGTGGAAGACGGCGTAGCCGCCATCCAGATCAAGTTCAAATATGGTGTGGATGTAGATAATAAGTACCAGGAAATTTCTACGGAAATCAACGCTTTGAAAAACAGCGAGCTTCCCAAGGAGATCTACCAGATCAAGACCGAAAAAATCGCTTCATCCGATGTGAAAATCATTCAGGTTGCGCTCATATCCAATACGGCTTCTGCGAAGACATTGAGAGACCAGGCAGATATCTTAAAGACCAAGCTGGAAAAGATCACCAACCTTCGCGAGGTGAAATACACCGGGATGCCCGAGCAGGAAATACGTATTGATTTGCAGCTGGATAAGCTCGCGCAGCTGAGAATACCGATGAACCTGGTCGCAGGCAGCCTGCAAAGTGAAGCGGCAGACATTCCGGGCGGAAGTATCCATATGGACAGCAAGGTTTTTAATGTCAAAACCAGCGGCAAGTTCAAAAATGCAGAGGATGTCGCAAACACGGTCATCTACAACGCCAACGGGAAAATAGTCTACCTCAAAGACGTTGCCCAGGTGAGCTACAAAGACGGCACGGTCAGCCACATCACCCGCATCAACGGCCAGCGCTGTATTCTGGTGACAGCTGCCATGAAAAACGATGTGGACATCAGCCAGGTTAAAAAGCAGTACACACCTGTACTGGAAGAATTCAGCGAAACATTGCCTGAAAACATCAAAATGGTCAAAAACTTCGACCAGGCTGATATGGTTTCCAAGCGGCTGGGACACCTTGGTTTTGATTTCGGACTGGCCATTGTGCTTGTGATTGTCACGCTGCTGCCACTGGGTTTCAGACCATCGTTGATCGTGATGATCTCCATTCCACTTTCGCTCGCCCTGGGCCTGATTGCGATGAACCTTCTGGGCTACTCGCTTAACCAGCTCAGTATTGTCGGTCTTGTGGTTGCACTGGGGCTTCTGGTTGACGACAGCATCGTCGTGGTTGAAAATATAGAAAGATGGCTCAGGGAAGGACATTCCAGAAAAGATGCCGTCCTGAAAGGCACCCGCCAGATCGGGGCAGCCGTTGTGGGCTGTACCGCAACGCTTGTGATCGCATTTTTACCTTTGGCTTTTTTGCCGGATATGGCCGGTGAGTTCATACGGAGTCTACCGATGGCCATCATTACCAGTGTGCTGGCATCGATGATCGTAGCGCTGACGCTGGTCCCTTTCATCGGAAGCAAGATCCTGAAAACCCACGACCACGGAGAGGGTAATTACTTTCTTCGGAAATTGCAAGGCTTTCTGACCTATTCTTACCGGGGCATCATGCCGCTGGCCTTAAAGTGGCCAAAAGTAACGATTGGTATATCGCTTGCATTGAGCGTACTGGCATTTTTACTGTTCCCGCTGGCAGGGTTTAAACTTTTCCCTACCTCGGAAAAACCCATGTTTCTGATCAATATTAAAATGCCGCTGCAGGCCAACATCCCTGAAAGTGACCGGGCTGCAAGGCTCGTTGAAACGGAGCTGAAAAAACATAAGGAGATCGTTTATTACACCTCTAATGTGGGGAAGGGTAATCCGCAGATCTATTACAACGTCCACCAGCAGGATATTAAACCGGACTTTGCTCAGATTTTTGTGCAGCTGCAGGAAGAAACAAGTCCGGATGCCAAAACAGAGCTGATCAAAAGATTAAGGGGCAAGTTCAGTGATTTTCCTTATGCAAAAATAGAGGTAAAGGATTTTGACCAGGGTACCCCGATTGAAGCCAATATCGTCGTCAGGGTTTTCGGAGATAATCAGGATACGCTGCGCGCGCTTACCTTCAAAGTGGAAGATATTCTGCGCAGACACCCGGGCACCTTTTTTATCAATAACGAGCTGAATACTTATAAGTCGGATGTGAAGATCAGCATCGACAAGGAAAAAGCCAGGACATTGGGCGTGATGACCAGCGACATCGATAGGGTGATCAGGCTGGCCGTTGCCGGCTTGAATGTCGGAGATTACATTGATGACAGGGGGGATGCCAGAAATGTTGTGATTACCATTCCGCGCGAGAAGTTCTCAAATCTGGATGCACTAAAAAATCTTTATGTGAGCAGCATCCAGGGGGCACCGGTACAGATAGATCAGATTGCTACCATAGGCTTTGAAACATCGCCAACGGCCATCAACCATTTCAACAAATCACGGTTTGCCAAGGTTACTTCGCTGACAAAGGACAACATGCTGGCCAACAATATTTTGAAAGATGTGGTGCCGCAGCTGAACAAATTGAAAATGCCGAAGGGGTATTATTACAAGTTGTCGGGCGAGGCCGAATCAGAAGGTGATGCGCTGGGCGGAAATTTTCTTGCAGTCATCATTTTAAGCACATTTCTATTTATTGGCGTGCTGCTGTTGCAATTCAAAACCTTCAAGGGGATCATCATCGTTTTATCGATCATCCCGCTGGGCGTTTTGGGTGGGGTGCTGTTTCTTTTGATGACAGGCAATCCGATGTCTCTGGTTTCGATCATTGGTTTTATCGGGCTCTCCGGGATACAGGTTAAAAACTCGCTGCTGCTTGTCGACTTTACCAACCAGCTTAGAGCAGAAGGTAAAAGTATAGAGCAGGCCATCAGCATTGCCGGGGAAACCAGGTTCCTGCCGGTGGTGCTTACTTCGATAACGGCGATATGCGGTTTGATCCCGATCGCGATGAACCCCAATCCGCAGATTGCGCCACTTGCCATTGTACTGATCGGTGGACTGATCAGCTCCACGATACTTTCAAGGATCGTTACCCCGGTGATGTACAAATTGATCCCGCCAAGCATTGATAATGATATGGATGAGGAGTGA